The following are encoded together in the Thermococcus sp. EP1 genome:
- the rlmD gene encoding 23S rRNA (uracil(1939)-C(5))-methyltransferase RlmD yields the protein MRVEIKKLSPEGFGETEVGEKKILVPFTAPGDIVDIRKWHREKRKLVAHDYEIVEMSSSRIEPKCEYFGICGGCLLQHLPYKEQIEFKEQKLFELLQIQVDVIPSPKIYGYRNRIDIAITTRGIGFRKRGTWWNVVDIEKCDVFGSKSKKALKSLRELIEDYKLARWDLKKNTGFLRYIVLREGKFTGEFMINLVTAEGELPERIFEYFDFVTSLYWSVNNTKSDVSYGEPRNFWGEEFIREKLDDVTYFIHPNSFFQTNSYQAVNLVKKVSEFVEGERVLDLYSGVGTFGVYLAKRGFQVEGIEVNPFAVEMANRNVKINNVNAEFRVGVDKDVRNLRVYDTVIVDPPRAGLHPKLIKKLLRDLPETLVYVSCNPKTFSENLEKLKGSYLIERIVALDMFPHTPHVEIIAKLNLKSKI from the coding sequence ATGCGAGTGGAGATAAAAAAGCTAAGTCCTGAGGGATTTGGGGAAACTGAGGTTGGAGAGAAGAAGATACTAGTGCCTTTCACTGCTCCAGGGGATATAGTTGATATCAGGAAGTGGCATAGGGAAAAAAGAAAACTTGTAGCCCATGATTACGAGATAGTTGAGATGTCTTCTTCTAGGATTGAACCGAAGTGTGAATACTTTGGGATTTGTGGAGGTTGTTTGTTACAACATCTTCCTTATAAAGAGCAAATAGAGTTTAAAGAACAGAAATTATTCGAGCTTTTACAGATTCAAGTTGATGTGATTCCATCTCCTAAGATATATGGATATAGGAACAGGATTGATATTGCAATAACAACCAGAGGTATTGGGTTTAGAAAAAGAGGTACTTGGTGGAATGTTGTTGATATAGAGAAGTGCGATGTGTTTGGGAGTAAAAGTAAAAAAGCTCTAAAATCCCTAAGAGAACTCATTGAAGACTATAAATTGGCACGATGGGATCTGAAGAAAAATACGGGCTTTCTAAGGTATATTGTATTACGAGAGGGCAAATTCACTGGAGAGTTTATGATAAACTTGGTAACCGCTGAAGGGGAGCTTCCTGAAAGAATTTTTGAATACTTTGATTTTGTGACTTCTCTTTATTGGAGTGTCAACAATACTAAAAGTGATGTGTCCTATGGAGAACCAAGAAACTTTTGGGGAGAGGAGTTTATTAGGGAGAAGCTTGATGATGTTACATATTTTATCCATCCAAATTCATTTTTCCAAACAAATTCATATCAAGCTGTTAATCTTGTAAAAAAGGTCAGTGAATTTGTAGAGGGGGAGAGAGTTCTTGATCTCTACTCTGGAGTCGGAACCTTTGGAGTTTATTTAGCAAAGAGGGGCTTTCAAGTAGAAGGGATTGAAGTGAATCCGTTTGCCGTAGAAATGGCCAATAGAAATGTTAAAATAAACAATGTGAATGCTGAATTTAGGGTAGGCGTTGACAAAGATGTGAGGAATCTAAGAGTTTATGATACTGTTATTGTGGATCCCCCTAGAGCGGGTCTTCATCCAAAGCTCATAAAGAAACTGCTAAGGGATCTTCCTGAGACACTAGTTTATGTCTCATGTAACCCAAAAACCTTCTCTGAAAACTTGGAAAAGCTTAAAGGGAGTTATCTCATTGAGCGAATAGTGGCCCTTGATATGTTCCCTCATACTCCCCATGTTGAAATTATTGCAAAACTAAATTTGAAAAGCAAAATATAG
- the jtg gene encoding 4-alpha-glucanotransferase encodes MEKINFIFGIHNHQPLGNFGWVFEEAYNHSYRPFMEILEEFPMMKVNAHFSGPLLEWIEENKPDYIDLLKSLVKNGQLEIVVAGFYEPVLAAIPKEDRIAQIELLKEYARKLGYEAKGVWLTERVWQPELVKSLKETGIEYVVVDDYHFMSAGLSKEELFWPYYTEDGGEVIAVFPIDEKLRYLIPFRPVEKTIEYLETLVDTDPSKVAVFHDDGEKFGVWPGTYEWVYEKGWLRNFFDAITSNEKINLLTYTEYLKMFTPRGLVYLPIASYFEMSEWSLPAKQAKLFVEFVKDLKKEEKFEKYRVFVRGGIWKNFFFKYPESNFMHKRMLMISKAVRNNPEARRYILRAQCNDAYWHGIFGGVYLPHLRRTIWENIIKAQSYLRPENRVIDVDFDGRKEVMLENENFIATIKPHYGGSIFELSSKRKAVNYNDVLPRRWEHYHEVPNAATPEEENNEGVTSIHEFGKAIPDEIKHELAYDWQLRGILQDHFIGVNESLDRYRLVRYHELGDFVNQTYDFKINENSVMLWRNGGIYIERKIPVRIEKNIELTKEGFLAHYRVSLETPYEVLLGVELNLAVHSVMEKPEEFETSEFEVNDPYGIGRAKIELDRKVKVWKFPIKTLSQSEAGWDFIQQGVSYTLLFPIEKELEFEIKFKEL; translated from the coding sequence ATGGAAAAAATCAACTTCATATTTGGCATTCACAACCATCAGCCTCTTGGAAACTTTGGCTGGGTTTTTGAAGAGGCTTATAACCACTCATATCGACCATTCATGGAGATTCTTGAAGAATTCCCAATGATGAAAGTAAATGCCCACTTTAGTGGCCCTCTTTTGGAGTGGATTGAGGAAAATAAACCAGATTATATTGATCTTTTAAAATCTCTTGTAAAAAACGGTCAGCTTGAAATAGTAGTTGCAGGATTTTACGAACCTGTGCTTGCAGCCATTCCAAAAGAAGATAGAATAGCCCAAATAGAATTGCTTAAAGAGTATGCAAGAAAACTTGGATATGAAGCAAAGGGAGTATGGCTTACCGAAAGAGTATGGCAACCAGAACTCGTGAAATCTCTTAAAGAAACAGGAATTGAATATGTGGTGGTTGATGACTACCACTTTATGAGTGCTGGACTAAGCAAGGAAGAGCTCTTCTGGCCGTATTATACTGAGGACGGAGGAGAAGTGATAGCAGTCTTTCCAATAGATGAAAAACTTAGATACCTGATTCCTTTCCGACCCGTAGAAAAAACCATTGAATACTTGGAAACCCTCGTAGACACCGATCCATCTAAAGTTGCAGTCTTCCATGATGATGGGGAGAAGTTTGGCGTCTGGCCTGGAACCTATGAATGGGTCTACGAGAAAGGATGGTTGAGAAACTTCTTTGATGCCATTACAAGCAATGAAAAGATTAATCTATTAACGTATACTGAGTATCTAAAGATGTTCACCCCCCGTGGGTTGGTTTATCTTCCAATAGCATCCTATTTTGAGATGAGTGAATGGAGTTTACCAGCCAAACAGGCAAAATTATTTGTAGAATTCGTCAAAGATCTGAAAAAAGAAGAAAAATTTGAAAAATACCGTGTCTTTGTAAGAGGAGGTATATGGAAGAATTTCTTCTTCAAATATCCAGAGAGTAACTTCATGCACAAAAGAATGCTTATGATAAGTAAAGCTGTTAGAAACAACCCAGAGGCAAGACGCTATATTCTAAGGGCCCAATGCAACGATGCATACTGGCACGGGATTTTTGGAGGGGTTTATCTTCCCCACTTAAGAAGAACTATATGGGAAAACATCATAAAAGCCCAAAGCTATCTAAGACCAGAAAATAGAGTCATTGATGTTGACTTTGATGGAAGAAAAGAAGTTATGCTTGAAAATGAAAACTTCATTGCCACAATAAAGCCTCATTATGGAGGAAGTATATTTGAGTTGAGCTCAAAAAGAAAAGCCGTGAACTACAACGATGTACTTCCAAGAAGATGGGAGCATTACCACGAAGTACCAAATGCAGCAACTCCAGAAGAAGAGAACAACGAAGGAGTGACAAGCATACACGAATTTGGGAAGGCAATTCCAGATGAAATAAAGCATGAACTGGCATATGACTGGCAACTCAGGGGTATTCTTCAGGATCATTTCATTGGAGTCAATGAAAGTTTAGACCGTTATAGACTCGTCAGATATCACGAGCTTGGAGATTTTGTTAACCAGACCTATGACTTTAAGATTAACGAAAACTCCGTGATGCTCTGGCGCAATGGGGGAATATACATAGAAAGAAAGATACCAGTAAGAATTGAGAAAAACATTGAACTCACCAAAGAAGGTTTTCTCGCCCACTACAGAGTCAGCTTAGAAACTCCGTATGAGGTACTCCTTGGAGTTGAACTAAACCTCGCAGTCCACAGCGTTATGGAAAAGCCAGAAGAATTTGAAACAAGTGAATTTGAAGTAAACGACCCATATGGAATCGGTAGAGCAAAAATAGAATTAGATAGAAAAGTCAAAGTGTGGAAGTTCCCAATAAAAACGCTTTCACAAAGTGAGGCTGGATGGGACTTTATACAACAAGGAGTGAGCTATACTCTGCTTTTCCCAATTGAAAAGGAGCTTGAGTTTGAGATAAAATTTAAAGAACTTTGA
- a CDS encoding HPP family protein → MEDASLSNKPKEAKNKKIAIIIGKKRHLQLQRKEELSHNLRYISKVPVKIVMDKDFLTVHPQDSLTVLIGKFTSEETSAIVVDDEGKLLGFITMKDLLQFFTTPRRYSVVGLGLLKKYTITRASRVEDIMVTKPITIHVDDNLGHAIKLMVETGKHHLPVVDSEKKVHGLLEVKDIIRLIRLVAL, encoded by the coding sequence GTGGAAGACGCCTCCCTTTCAAACAAACCTAAAGAAGCTAAAAATAAAAAAATAGCAATAATAATAGGCAAAAAGAGACATTTACAACTTCAGAGAAAAGAGGAACTAAGCCACAACCTTCGATATATTTCAAAAGTTCCCGTAAAAATTGTTATGGATAAAGATTTTCTAACAGTTCATCCCCAAGATTCACTTACTGTTTTGATAGGAAAGTTCACAAGCGAGGAAACTTCTGCAATAGTTGTAGACGATGAAGGGAAGCTGTTAGGATTTATCACGATGAAAGATCTTCTTCAATTCTTCACAACCCCTAGAAGGTACTCTGTTGTGGGGTTGGGATTGCTAAAAAAGTACACAATAACCCGGGCCTCTAGAGTAGAAGATATAATGGTGACAAAGCCAATAACAATTCATGTGGATGATAATCTCGGACATGCGATCAAGCTCATGGTAGAAACGGGAAAACATCATCTTCCGGTTGTAGATAGTGAAAAAAAGGTCCATGGGTTGTTGGAGGTCAAAGACATAATTCGGCTTATTAGACTTGTTGCCCTTTAA
- a CDS encoding cation:proton antiporter codes for MDVFLELAVILIVAKLFGYIATKVKMPGALGQLIGGMLIGPSILSIVSYSEGVHLISEMGIVLLLFLAGLETDVEEFKSVGLPAFLVAIGGVTVPFALGYFVSEGFGYEKMEALFLAGILTATSVGLTASILMEMKRVRTKEGTAILAAAVVDDVLGIIVLTTLIAMHRKGHVYVEDLGILIGEIILFFIISWLVGKPVIKEILMLSEKIDLPETLTAFALALTLIFAYIAEQFKIAGITGAYLAGVLIAQTDEAKRITDRIITLSYSLFVPVFLVGIGVNTDLSILLHAGSFAIVYSIIAVTGKILGCGVGALAARFSPKDALKVGVGMVPRMEVALIMANVALTEGVFDKGIFSIPVTMVIITTFVTPPLLKWAFSRD; via the coding sequence ATGGATGTATTCCTTGAACTTGCAGTGATCCTGATAGTGGCCAAACTATTTGGTTATATTGCTACAAAAGTAAAAATGCCTGGAGCTCTTGGGCAACTTATTGGAGGAATGCTTATTGGCCCTTCCATTCTCAGTATAGTAAGCTATTCTGAAGGGGTTCATTTAATAAGTGAAATGGGAATAGTTTTGTTACTTTTCCTTGCTGGCCTTGAAACAGATGTTGAAGAATTCAAGAGCGTTGGACTACCCGCTTTTCTGGTGGCTATAGGAGGAGTAACAGTACCCTTCGCGCTAGGATACTTTGTTTCTGAGGGGTTTGGATATGAAAAGATGGAGGCATTATTCCTAGCAGGTATCTTAACAGCCACCAGTGTTGGACTAACTGCAAGTATTTTGATGGAAATGAAAAGAGTCCGAACAAAAGAAGGAACAGCAATTTTAGCTGCTGCAGTTGTTGATGATGTATTAGGAATTATAGTGCTTACCACATTGATAGCCATGCATAGAAAAGGACATGTATATGTAGAGGATCTTGGAATATTAATTGGAGAAATAATTCTATTTTTCATAATAAGCTGGCTTGTTGGAAAACCTGTTATCAAAGAAATTTTAATGCTTTCAGAGAAAATTGACTTGCCAGAGACCTTAACAGCATTCGCTCTCGCTTTAACACTCATCTTCGCCTATATAGCTGAACAGTTCAAAATAGCAGGAATAACGGGGGCTTATTTAGCAGGAGTTTTAATAGCCCAAACAGATGAAGCAAAGAGAATAACTGACAGAATAATAACCCTTTCATACTCCCTGTTTGTCCCTGTTTTCCTCGTTGGGATTGGAGTTAACACTGATCTGAGTATCCTCTTACATGCAGGATCCTTCGCAATAGTTTACTCAATAATAGCAGTCACGGGGAAGATATTAGGCTGTGGTGTTGGAGCCTTAGCAGCTAGATTTAGTCCAAAAGACGCCCTTAAAGTGGGTGTAGGAATGGTTCCCAGAATGGAGGTTGCTTTAATTATGGCCAATGTTGCACTAACAGAGGGAGTATTTGACAAAGGTATCTTTTCAATCCCGGTTACAATGGTAATAATTACCACATTCGTTACACCACCCCTCCTAAAATGGGCCTTCTCGAGGGATTAG
- a CDS encoding M1 family metallopeptidase has product MKKSRLLPMILIITLFFCALIVNNTNPKSVLIMENITQEIIFQKIEKEKLDELYQENKLSTLNASYHYILNISIEDERVSIVGIERVTFPLTYPALYSILFEDFKQVNRIIVYNASVTYRAFKDKESRLILLNITPKTKNVTVEVHFKVSYNPFREKPKSYLDHHLNQDSLHIYIPKRYFTISNNLKGNEERIKVDINYPKDYTLVILDQPSETEFWRFRPLLYNGSFEKENLNDFYLIFGKWNFYEGSIKVGNKTIRVIALTNEGEWVLESIKSILRFYSEVFMPYPKAQYFYIQIKHPMSKYRGHGLDGGIIATQLYIPLIAHETAHNWFGLYANIYPIHEGIATYADLLYENNLTKYDDIERMCLSSTDTIPIAEIKDNTGENMVTLYYKNAFVFRSLQFVLGDEVFFRGMRNLLEYCHLNNCVQDTMTTLKQIQRIFEEVSNQSLEWFFSEWFYKTGYPHIEVSNAILEKKEGVYLLTLQIVETNGFKMPLEVKVVDYQGKSYLKRIFVDKNTTLTFELKNKPETVIIDPNEWMINEGGSGAWGGKSSYEINDIRIETN; this is encoded by the coding sequence ATGAAAAAGAGTAGGCTCTTGCCCATGATACTCATCATAACACTTTTTTTCTGTGCCCTTATTGTGAACAATACAAATCCAAAAAGTGTTCTAATAATGGAAAACATTACTCAAGAGATAATTTTTCAAAAAATAGAAAAAGAAAAATTGGATGAACTTTATCAAGAAAATAAGCTTTCTACACTCAATGCTTCTTATCATTATATCTTAAATATCAGCATAGAGGATGAACGTGTATCGATTGTAGGAATTGAAAGAGTCACCTTTCCCTTGACATATCCTGCTTTATATTCAATACTCTTTGAAGATTTCAAGCAGGTTAATAGGATTATAGTGTACAATGCCTCAGTTACATATAGAGCATTCAAAGACAAAGAAAGCAGACTGATCTTGCTCAACATAACCCCAAAAACTAAAAATGTAACTGTTGAAGTCCATTTTAAAGTGAGTTATAATCCTTTTCGTGAAAAGCCAAAAAGTTATCTAGATCATCACTTAAATCAGGATTCTCTGCATATTTATATCCCAAAAAGATACTTTACTATCTCGAATAACTTAAAAGGTAATGAAGAGAGAATTAAGGTGGACATTAACTACCCAAAAGATTATACTCTTGTTATACTGGATCAGCCATCTGAGACAGAATTCTGGAGATTCCGACCTCTACTCTATAATGGAAGTTTTGAAAAAGAAAATTTAAATGATTTTTATTTAATTTTTGGAAAGTGGAATTTTTATGAGGGGAGCATAAAAGTTGGAAATAAGACCATTAGAGTGATAGCTCTTACAAATGAAGGTGAATGGGTTTTAGAGAGTATCAAAAGCATCTTACGTTTTTATTCTGAAGTATTTATGCCTTATCCTAAGGCCCAATACTTTTATATACAGATTAAGCATCCAATGAGCAAATACAGAGGTCATGGATTAGATGGAGGAATAATAGCAACTCAGTTATATATTCCATTAATTGCCCATGAGACTGCACATAATTGGTTTGGTCTCTATGCTAACATTTATCCAATACATGAGGGTATAGCCACTTATGCGGATCTGCTTTATGAGAATAATTTGACTAAATATGACGATATTGAAAGAATGTGTTTGAGTTCGACTGATACAATTCCAATCGCAGAAATTAAGGATAATACTGGGGAGAATATGGTAACCTTGTATTATAAAAACGCTTTTGTTTTTCGTTCTTTGCAGTTTGTTTTGGGGGATGAAGTATTCTTCAGAGGGATGAGGAATTTACTGGAGTATTGTCATTTAAATAATTGTGTCCAAGACACTATGACAACTTTAAAGCAAATTCAGAGGATTTTTGAGGAGGTTTCAAATCAAAGCTTGGAATGGTTCTTTAGTGAATGGTTTTATAAAACGGGTTATCCACATATTGAAGTTTCTAATGCGATCTTAGAGAAAAAAGAGGGAGTATATCTCTTAACTCTCCAAATAGTAGAAACAAATGGATTTAAAATGCCATTGGAAGTGAAGGTTGTTGATTACCAAGGAAAAAGCTATTTGAAGAGAATATTTGTTGATAAAAACACAACTTTAACATTTGAACTCAAAAACAAGCCTGAAACAGTCATAATTGACCCTAATGAATGGATGATAAATGAAGGGGGAAGTGGAGCATGGGGAGGCAAGAGCAGTTATGAGATTAATGACATAAGAATTGAAACAAATTGA
- the lrpA gene encoding HTH-type transcriptional regulator LrpA, which translates to MLDERDKVIIEMLTKDARMPFTEIAKTLGISETAVRKRVRALEEKGVIRQYSIKVDPQKLGYNLISLTGVDTKPEKLFEVAEKLKAFEFVRELYLSSGDHMIMAEIWAKDGEDLADIMSNKIGKIDGVTKVCPSIILERLK; encoded by the coding sequence ATGTTAGACGAACGAGATAAGGTCATAATTGAAATGTTGACAAAAGATGCAAGGATGCCTTTCACAGAAATAGCAAAGACCCTGGGTATAAGTGAAACAGCAGTCAGGAAGAGAGTACGGGCATTAGAAGAAAAGGGGGTCATACGTCAGTATAGTATTAAAGTGGATCCACAAAAACTCGGTTATAATTTGATAAGTCTTACTGGCGTTGATACAAAACCGGAAAAGCTTTTTGAAGTTGCTGAAAAACTGAAAGCATTTGAGTTTGTTAGGGAATTGTACCTCTCAAGTGGGGACCACATGATCATGGCAGAAATATGGGCAAAAGATGGAGAAGATTTAGCAGATATAATGTCAAATAAAATAGGAAAAATTGACGGAGTTACAAAAGTTTGTCCTTCCATAATCTTGGAGCGCCTAAAGTAA
- a CDS encoding TIGR00269 family protein, translated as MRCKFCENKAYIKIHYPKMYLCVDHFIEYFERKVKRTIERYKLLKPSERILVVISGGKDSAVTAYILKKLGYNIECLHINLGIGEYSRKSEEYVKRQCELIDAPLHIVRVKEILGAGIGEVRTRRPTCSYCGLTKRYIFNKFAYDNGFDVIATGHNLDDEASFIFSNLMNWNTEYLAKQGPLLLGEGVFVKKVKPLYEVTEREVVAYALAVGIEYLIEECPHARGATTIEYKEILNRMEEERPGTKINFVKGYLRKKSLFGQELEKAELHACEVCGMPAQREKCSFCRFWRLDEPINFKI; from the coding sequence ATGAGATGTAAGTTTTGTGAGAACAAGGCTTACATAAAGATTCACTATCCCAAAATGTATCTTTGTGTTGATCACTTTATCGAATACTTTGAGAGAAAAGTTAAACGAACTATTGAAAGATATAAACTCCTCAAACCTAGCGAGAGAATTCTCGTGGTTATCAGCGGCGGTAAAGATTCAGCAGTAACTGCTTATATTCTCAAGAAACTTGGTTACAACATTGAGTGTCTCCATATAAATCTTGGCATAGGAGAATACTCCAGGAAAAGTGAAGAATATGTAAAAAGACAATGCGAACTAATAGATGCTCCTTTGCATATAGTCAGAGTCAAAGAGATTTTAGGCGCTGGTATTGGAGAAGTCAGAACAAGAAGGCCTACATGTTCATATTGTGGACTGACAAAAAGGTATATCTTTAATAAGTTTGCTTATGACAACGGGTTTGACGTAATAGCCACCGGTCACAATTTGGATGATGAAGCGAGTTTTATCTTCTCAAACTTGATGAACTGGAATACGGAGTATCTAGCCAAACAAGGTCCCCTCTTACTAGGTGAAGGAGTTTTTGTGAAAAAAGTCAAACCTCTTTATGAAGTTACAGAAAGAGAAGTTGTTGCATATGCTTTGGCAGTGGGAATAGAATATCTTATTGAGGAATGTCCCCATGCAAGAGGTGCGACAACAATAGAATATAAGGAGATTTTGAACCGAATGGAAGAGGAAAGGCCTGGAACAAAGATAAACTTTGTGAAAGGTTATCTAAGGAAAAAATCCCTCTTCGGTCAGGAGTTAGAAAAAGCCGAGCTGCATGCCTGTGAAGTTTGTGGAATGCCGGCTCAGAGAGAAAAATGTTCCTTTTGCAGATTCTGGCGTTTGGATGAGCCTATAAACTTTAAAATTTAG
- a CDS encoding cation:proton antiporter, with amino-acid sequence METILVIALMLAVAKLLGWVFEKIGQPVVLGQILGGLLIGIFAESNEIIREFSNLGVLLLLFLAGIESDLTEFKRVGKPSVLVAGIGVAFAFMLGFLVAYPFVEFHEALLYGAIMTPTSVSITVKVLMELRKLRTREGTTILAAAVVDDVLGILVLTVIISLLREGTIDYKTILEIIIEVSGFLAVFLYFGPVFAEKAFRRISRIDLPESTTAFAIVFLIIFAYMAEHLNLASILGAYLVGLTIGQTNYRKQVEDHVSILGYSLFIPLFFVEVGMRIELSYILHASLFAILYTIAAIMSKVVGCGAGAYLAGFDFSASLRIGVGMIPRLGVELAMLTIALASGVIGTDALTIAIFMVFVTTILTPPLLKWVYYSKAPSIKTVKTSEK; translated from the coding sequence ATGGAGACAATACTTGTGATTGCCCTAATGCTTGCAGTGGCCAAACTTCTTGGGTGGGTATTTGAAAAAATCGGCCAACCCGTAGTCCTCGGACAAATTTTAGGTGGATTACTCATAGGGATTTTTGCAGAAAGTAATGAGATAATTAGAGAGTTCTCTAACCTTGGAGTTCTCCTGCTATTATTCCTAGCAGGAATTGAAAGCGACCTTACCGAGTTTAAGCGAGTTGGAAAGCCGAGTGTCCTCGTCGCTGGAATAGGGGTAGCATTCGCCTTTATGCTTGGATTTTTAGTTGCATATCCATTTGTAGAGTTCCACGAAGCTCTCCTTTATGGTGCAATAATGACCCCAACAAGTGTCAGTATAACCGTGAAAGTCCTAATGGAACTTAGGAAACTTAGAACTAGAGAAGGTACAACTATTTTGGCTGCTGCAGTTGTTGATGACGTATTAGGAATACTTGTCCTAACTGTAATAATATCTCTCCTCCGTGAGGGGACTATCGATTATAAAACTATCCTCGAGATTATTATTGAGGTTAGTGGATTCCTAGCAGTTTTTCTGTATTTTGGCCCAGTTTTTGCAGAAAAGGCTTTTAGAAGAATTTCCCGCATAGACTTGCCTGAATCTACGACTGCATTTGCAATAGTATTTCTAATAATTTTTGCTTACATGGCCGAACATCTAAACCTAGCCTCTATTCTAGGAGCGTATTTAGTAGGACTAACGATTGGGCAGACAAACTATCGGAAGCAAGTCGAAGATCATGTAAGCATTCTTGGTTACTCTCTGTTTATCCCCCTTTTCTTTGTAGAAGTGGGAATGAGAATTGAACTCAGTTATATTTTACATGCTAGCCTTTTCGCGATTTTATACACTATTGCCGCAATAATGAGTAAAGTCGTTGGCTGTGGAGCTGGGGCATATCTAGCAGGTTTTGATTTCAGTGCCTCCCTAAGAATTGGAGTTGGAATGATCCCTAGACTTGGTGTTGAGCTTGCAATGCTTACAATAGCCCTAGCAAGTGGTGTCATTGGTACAGACGCCCTAACAATAGCTATATTCATGGTATTCGTGACTACGATTTTAACACCTCCCCTACTAAAATGGGTCTACTATTCAAAAGCCCCTTCTATCAAAACAGTTAAGACGTCAGAAAAATGA
- a CDS encoding NAD(P)/FAD-dependent oxidoreductase, which produces MNFEEKFDVVIIGAGPAGLFSAYELSEKSDLKIAVIDEGGDIENRICPMDELGYCIECKPCHIMSGVGGAGGLSDGTINLRPDIGGDLTEFTRDEMYSWQLVWEVDQILLKHGAPRGVYKGDEDEIQMWERRAAQAGVKFIPIIQRHIGSDHTKGVIKSIKEHLENKGVKFLLWTKVEEFREGEVIARKGKDTFTIKTRYIIVAPGRGGAEWFQEVAQKIGLHSRHGPIDVGVRVEVPAIIMDPITKINHDPKFHIYTETYDDFVRTFCTNPNGFVVEEKYDSYVGVNGHSMRDKKSNNTNFAFLTRIELTEPVEDTTAYGKSIAQLATTIGGGKPILQRLGDLRRGRRSTWSRIKKSDVEPTLKHVTPGDIAMALPHRVVTNIIEGLEKLDKVIPGVASDHTLLYAPEIKYYAMRVEVNDLLETNMENIFVAGDGAGLSRDIVNAAATGLLAARGILIKEGLYRERDFKKSGNWKKAVESLEE; this is translated from the coding sequence ATGAATTTTGAAGAAAAGTTTGATGTTGTCATAATTGGTGCTGGGCCAGCAGGTCTTTTTTCGGCCTATGAGCTTTCAGAAAAGAGTGACCTGAAGATTGCAGTAATTGACGAGGGAGGAGACATTGAAAATCGGATATGTCCAATGGATGAACTTGGCTATTGTATTGAGTGCAAACCGTGCCATATCATGAGTGGTGTGGGAGGAGCAGGAGGACTTAGTGACGGGACTATAAACTTAAGACCAGATATTGGAGGAGATTTAACAGAGTTTACAAGGGATGAGATGTACTCTTGGCAGCTTGTTTGGGAAGTAGATCAGATTCTCTTGAAACATGGTGCTCCTAGAGGAGTCTACAAAGGCGACGAAGACGAAATACAGATGTGGGAGCGGAGAGCTGCTCAAGCTGGAGTGAAATTTATTCCAATAATCCAGCGCCACATAGGTTCGGATCATACTAAAGGAGTTATAAAGAGCATAAAGGAGCACTTAGAGAATAAAGGAGTTAAGTTCCTCTTGTGGACAAAAGTGGAAGAATTTAGAGAGGGAGAAGTTATTGCTAGGAAAGGAAAGGATACGTTTACAATAAAAACGCGTTACATAATAGTTGCCCCGGGAAGGGGAGGAGCGGAATGGTTTCAAGAAGTTGCTCAAAAGATTGGCCTGCACTCGAGACATGGACCTATTGACGTAGGCGTTAGAGTTGAGGTACCAGCCATAATAATGGATCCAATAACAAAAATAAACCATGATCCCAAGTTCCACATATACACTGAGACTTATGATGATTTCGTGAGGACATTCTGTACCAATCCAAACGGTTTTGTCGTTGAAGAGAAATACGATAGCTATGTGGGAGTAAATGGACATTCAATGAGGGACAAAAAGAGTAACAATACAAATTTTGCTTTTCTTACGAGAATTGAACTTACAGAACCAGTAGAAGATACGACAGCATATGGAAAGAGTATAGCCCAGTTAGCAACGACTATTGGAGGAGGAAAACCAATACTGCAGAGATTAGGGGATTTAAGGCGAGGAAGGAGAAGCACATGGAGTAGGATTAAGAAGAGTGATGTTGAACCCACTTTGAAACATGTTACTCCAGGAGATATAGCAATGGCCTTGCCTCATAGAGTTGTTACAAATATAATCGAAGGACTTGAAAAGCTTGACAAAGTAATTCCAGGTGTTGCCAGTGACCATACGCTTCTCTATGCTCCCGAAATTAAATATTATGCTATGAGAGTGGAAGTTAATGATCTGCTTGAAACGAACATGGAGAATATTTTTGTGGCTGGAGATGGCGCAGGACTTTCAAGGGATATAGTAAACGCCGCTGCAACTGGTCTTTTAGCAGCTAGAGGAATACTAATTAAAGAAGGACTTTACAGAGAACGAGACTTCAAAAAATCAGGTAACTGGAAAAAGGCTGTTGAAAGTTTGGAAGAATAG